In one window of Methanolobus mangrovi DNA:
- a CDS encoding DUF126 domain-containing protein yields MSSMRVNCRTIARGVAEGEVLLTRDPISFLGNVDPETGEIVEPQHELYGQSISGKVLVFPYGKGSTVGSYVIYQLFKNNVAPAAMINIESEPIVAVGAIISEIPLVDKLETDPFELLKNGDRVIVNSTASFVEINKD; encoded by the coding sequence GTGTCATCGATGAGAGTTAATTGCAGGACCATAGCCAGGGGTGTTGCAGAAGGAGAAGTGCTCCTAACCCGTGACCCCATATCATTCCTTGGGAATGTTGACCCTGAGACCGGAGAGATCGTAGAGCCTCAGCATGAGCTTTACGGCCAGTCCATCAGCGGAAAGGTTCTTGTCTTCCCATACGGAAAAGGGTCTACCGTTGGTTCATATGTCATTTATCAGCTTTTCAAGAACAACGTAGCGCCTGCTGCAATGATAAATATTGAATCAGAACCCATTGTAGCAGTAGGAGCAATAATATCAGAGATTCCACTCGTAGACAAGCTGGAAACTGATCCTTTTGAATTGTTGAAGAACGGTGACAGAGTTATCGTTAACAGCACTGCTTCCTTTGTAGAGATAAACAAAGACTGA
- a CDS encoding aconitase X catalytic domain-containing protein, with translation MYLTPEEEKTLEGEYGPSLQKAIEILVALGDIYGADRLIPVKSAQIAGVSYKTIGDAGLEWISDLEGKVKIPSILNPAGMDINKWEEMGIDPAFAKKQQQIIEAYAKLGIQTKCTCTPYYLEGFDVKLDDHIAWSESSAVSYANSVIGARTNREGGPSALSAALIGKTANYGYHLDEMREPVIAVEVDCELSGSDYGALGYVVGKTVGSRVPIFYTKNEPSKNEMKSLGAALAASGAVALYHIEGVTPEAVRNRFAKPDERIPVERVQIDEVYETNKDILSSEIITVGCPHCSPEELEEIAELVNGKKLQKEMWVCTAREIAEKYPDLVERIEKSGAKVVCDTCMVVSPATNKYSSITVNSGKALAYVPSMCKVAAKYASIEDCIKEAGVIDES, from the coding sequence ATGTATCTTACACCTGAAGAAGAAAAGACTCTTGAAGGAGAGTATGGACCTAGCCTCCAAAAAGCAATAGAGATCCTTGTGGCACTGGGCGATATCTACGGTGCGGACAGGCTCATACCTGTAAAAAGTGCCCAGATAGCCGGAGTATCATATAAGACAATTGGAGATGCAGGACTGGAATGGATTTCTGACCTTGAAGGAAAAGTGAAGATACCTTCAATACTCAACCCTGCCGGAATGGACATCAACAAATGGGAAGAGATGGGTATTGACCCTGCTTTTGCAAAGAAGCAGCAGCAGATCATAGAAGCTTATGCAAAACTTGGAATTCAGACAAAATGCACATGCACCCCTTATTATCTTGAAGGGTTTGATGTTAAACTGGATGACCACATCGCTTGGAGCGAGTCCTCGGCAGTTTCCTATGCCAACTCTGTAATAGGTGCAAGGACAAACCGTGAAGGGGGACCTTCAGCCCTTTCAGCAGCCCTTATCGGGAAAACTGCAAATTACGGATACCACCTTGATGAGATGAGGGAACCTGTAATAGCTGTGGAAGTTGATTGCGAACTTTCAGGCTCTGATTACGGTGCCCTCGGTTACGTAGTGGGGAAGACCGTCGGAAGCAGGGTGCCCATATTCTACACGAAGAACGAACCTTCCAAAAATGAGATGAAATCACTCGGTGCAGCTCTTGCAGCATCCGGGGCTGTGGCATTATACCATATAGAAGGCGTGACACCTGAAGCTGTCAGGAACAGGTTTGCAAAACCCGATGAGAGGATCCCTGTTGAGAGAGTACAGATAGACGAGGTCTATGAAACTAATAAGGATATACTGTCCAGCGAAATAATAACTGTGGGATGTCCACATTGCTCTCCTGAAGAACTGGAAGAGATCGCAGAACTCGTTAACGGAAAGAAATTACAGAAGGAGATGTGGGTCTGCACTGCAAGGGAGATTGCTGAGAAATACCCGGACCTTGTAGAGAGAATTGAGAAGAGTGGTGCAAAGGTTGTGTGTGATACCTGTATGGTAGTATCACCTGCCACTAACAAGTATAGCTCTATAACAGTTAATTCCGGAAAGGCGCTTGCCTACGTACCAAGCATGTGTAAAGTGGCTGCAAAGTATGCGAGCATTGAGGACTGTATCAAAGAGGCAGGTGTCATCGATGAGAGTTAA